A window of the Lactuca sativa cultivar Salinas chromosome 7, Lsat_Salinas_v11, whole genome shotgun sequence genome harbors these coding sequences:
- the LOC111904271 gene encoding protein FAR1-RELATED SEQUENCE 5-like, translating to MSHPKEIDKSIATDTIIAEINSSPNDEQIDSISFTSEELQTTIRIEGESSNSTNESYCSNIIEESEYKPDVPTEFVLVVNSVFKSLNLAVKMYTDYAEMADYKVKKFFEMHNHPLESIEERPYTKKERKMSYSEKEFVVRASKAKIGAKVTDYKNLRRGVNRILCYKDAQIMINKMNDRRDHYPNYSFEFLRDGDLLAAMFWADEREKAFYAKFGEVISFDATFRTNKYKMVFVPFTAVDHYKKSVTVGVGLLSRETIESYEWLLKAFLRAHEGKAPKIVLTDQDAALKQAVESILPNSRHKLCMWHIMKKLQAKITGDLFKNKDFKKRFNKLVWNMHIKPDEFEKKWDLIINEFNLEDKRWLNDMFELRDKWIPAYFSDTRMSGLMKTTSRSESMNSFFNTYSQSGNLHLHFMMNYDTAIQKQRNTQHELDHQTKKALYKFISPRPIEKHAAKVYTRDNEINRSVNQAYYNFEACLEYVRKNKEKMDLFVKKTKSMLKEYENDPTNELQKNRTDVEEVEKLMGITIPKDIDINVPNVQSNKGCGKKSRIQSAAEIVYKNSNKQTRRCSRCGERAPHNLRTCPIKLAAEQSSKAT from the exons ATGTCGCATCCAAAAGAAATTGACAAGTCGATCGCAACTGATACTATTATAGCTGAAATCAATTCATCTCCTAACGACGAACAAATCGATTCAATTTCTTTCACTTCTGAAGAACTTCAAACTACGATTCGTATTGAAG GTGAAAGTTCCAATTCAACAAATGAATCATACTGCAGTAACATAATTGAAGAATCTGAATATAAACCAGATGTCCCTACAGAATTTGTACTAGTTGTAAACAGTGTTTTCAAATCACTAAATTTGGCAGTAAAAATGTATACTGATTATGCAGAAATGGCAG ATTACAAAGTTAAGAAATTCTTTGAAATGCACAACCACCCACTGGAAAGTATTGAGGAAAGACCTTATACGAAAAAGGAAAGAAAGATGTCATATTCTGAAAAAGAATTTGTAGTACGTGCATCAAAAGCTAAAATTG GGGCGAAGGTAACAGACTACAAAAACTTGAGGAGAggagtaaatagaatcttatgTTACAAGGATGCTCAAATAATGATAAACAAAATGAATGATCGTAGAGATCATTACCCAAATTATTCATTTGAGTTCCTACGTGATGGAGATCTGTTGGCTGCTATGTTTTGGGCAGATGAAAGAGAAAAGGCTTTTTATGCAAAGTTTGGAGAAGTTATATCTTTTGATGCAACTTTTAGAACAAACAA GTATAAAATGGTATTTGTTCCATTCACAGCAGTTGACCACTACAAGAAATCAGTTACTGTTGGTGTTGGGTTGCTGAGTAGAGAGACAATTGAGTCGTATGAATGGCTGCTTAAAGCTTTTCTTAGAGCTCATGAAGGGAAAGCACCAAAAATTGTTCTAACTGATCAAGATGCAGCACTAAAACAAGCAGTGGAATCTATCTTACCAAATTCAAGACACAAACTATGCATGTGGCACATAATGAAAAAACTACAAGCAAAg ATTACTGGCGatttatttaaaaacaaagaCTTCAAGAAAAGATTTAACAAGCTTGTTTGGAACATGCATATCAAACCTGATGAATTTGAAAAGAAGTGGGATTTGATTATTAATGAATTCAATCTGGAAGATAAAAGATGGCTCAATGATATGTTTGAATTACGTGACAAATGGATACCTGCATACTTTAGTGACACAAGAATGTCTGGATTGATGAAAACCACTTCAAGATCAGAAAGCATGaattccttcttcaacacttactcTCAATCTGGAAATTTACATTTACATTTCATGATGAACTATGACACAGCAATTCAAAAACAGAGAAATACACAACATGAGCTTGATCATCAAACAAAGAAGGCGTTATATAAATTTATTTCACCACGACCAATAGAAAAACATGCTGCAAAAGTTTATACAA GAGACAATGAAATTAACAGATCTGTCAATCAAGCATACTACAACTTTGAAGCATGTTTGGAATACGtaagaaaaaataaagaaaaaatggatttgtttgttaagaaaacAAAAAGCATGCTGAAGGAATATGAAAACGATCCTACAAATGAATTGCAGAAAAATAGGACAGATGTTGAAGAGGTAGAAAAGCTTATGGGCATAACTATTCCAAAAGACATTGACATCaatgttccaaatgttcaaagcaATAAAGGATGCGGAAAGAAAAGTAGAATTCAAAGTGCAGCAGAAATAGTGTATAAAAATTCAAACAAGCAAACAAGAAGATGCTCAAGATGTGGAGAAAGGGCTCCTCATAACTTGCGGACATGCCCAATCAAACTTGCAGCAGAACAATCATCAAAAGCTACATAG